Proteins from a single region of Prosthecodimorpha staleyi:
- the csb2 gene encoding type I-G CRISPR-associated protein Csb2: MTLVLEVEHLTGTAFAALGPDTDAPDWPPQPDRIFSALVASWAARGSRDDERAALEWLERLDPPLIEASSGLPRRVPIHFVPPNDPGTGRSGDRSVMPQFRRRQPRRFPAFRPDDPTVRYRWCDAVVDPATLEALIRLAADTAYVGHSASLTRCRFLLDGTDSAPHALLPARRRVYPGRLQELRDGFASGRRPRPGDRATATLPPATERSHSVFASQWLLLEVVEADDSRVDGRPSDAGRPRVGVMPDLRAAAVVAKAIRDAVISGYKAIGLGDRVPALVSGHEPDRSPTRMPHMAVVPLAFTGVRHADGRVLGFAIVPPRGSGLLDDADFGAAMRALVRRGEEGSGGSRPVMRIWRTAKDGHVPFEIALAPTLQPTLRTLDPLSYTAPARVFATVTPIVLDRHLKATGAAKHDEIVQGIVAACRNIGLPEPEMIETRWGPRPAVVPEKHSAVVGAPSAWPSGGAPVWTRWRLPPSLASRPLTHAVLRFAEPIEGPVILGAGRHVGLGLCRAYPDLEPGVER, encoded by the coding sequence ATGACCCTCGTCCTCGAGGTCGAGCATCTGACCGGCACCGCCTTTGCGGCGCTGGGACCCGATACCGACGCGCCCGACTGGCCGCCGCAGCCCGATCGCATCTTTTCGGCGCTGGTCGCGTCCTGGGCGGCCCGCGGCAGCCGCGACGACGAACGCGCCGCGCTCGAATGGCTGGAGCGGCTCGATCCGCCGCTGATCGAAGCAAGTTCGGGTTTACCGCGGCGCGTGCCGATCCATTTCGTGCCGCCCAATGACCCGGGCACCGGACGCTCCGGCGACCGGTCCGTGATGCCGCAGTTTCGTCGGCGACAGCCCCGTCGCTTTCCCGCCTTCCGGCCGGACGACCCGACGGTGCGCTATCGCTGGTGCGATGCCGTTGTCGACCCGGCGACGCTGGAGGCCCTGATCCGGCTCGCCGCCGATACCGCCTATGTCGGTCACTCCGCCAGCCTGACGCGCTGCCGCTTCCTTCTCGACGGAACCGATAGCGCTCCGCATGCGCTTTTGCCGGCGCGGCGGCGCGTCTATCCGGGACGGCTGCAAGAGCTTCGAGATGGCTTTGCGTCCGGACGTCGACCGCGCCCGGGTGACCGGGCAACCGCGACCTTGCCTCCCGCGACCGAACGGTCTCACAGCGTGTTTGCCTCGCAGTGGCTCCTCCTCGAGGTGGTCGAAGCCGACGACAGCAGGGTCGACGGGCGACCAAGCGATGCCGGGCGGCCGCGGGTCGGCGTGATGCCGGACCTGCGGGCTGCCGCCGTCGTCGCCAAGGCGATCCGCGATGCGGTCATCAGCGGCTACAAGGCGATCGGTCTCGGCGATCGTGTCCCGGCGCTGGTCAGCGGCCACGAGCCGGACCGCTCGCCAACACGGATGCCCCATATGGCGGTTGTGCCGCTCGCCTTCACGGGCGTCCGGCATGCGGACGGGCGCGTTCTCGGCTTCGCCATCGTGCCGCCGCGCGGTAGCGGGCTGCTGGACGATGCCGACTTCGGGGCGGCGATGCGGGCGCTCGTTCGTCGAGGCGAAGAAGGATCGGGCGGATCGCGACCGGTCATGCGGATCTGGAGGACGGCGAAGGACGGGCACGTGCCGTTCGAGATTGCGCTCGCGCCAACCTTGCAGCCGACGCTGCGCACGCTCGATCCCTTGTCCTACACGGCGCCCGCACGTGTGTTCGCCACCGTCACGCCGATCGTGCTCGACCGACACCTGAAGGCGACCGGTGCGGCGAAGCACGACGAGATCGTCCAGGGGATCGTCGCCGCATGCCGCAATATCGGCCTGCCGGAGCCGGAGATGATCGAAACGCGATGGGGGCCGCGTCCTGCCGTGGTGCCGGAGAAGCATTCGGCTGTCGTCGGCGCGCCGTCGGCTTGGCCTTCGGGGGGCGCTCCCGTGTGGACGCGGTGGCGCTTGCCGCCCAGCCTTGCGAGCCGCCCGCTCACCCATGCGGTGCTTCGCTTTGCCGAGCCGATCGAGGGGCCTGTCATTCTCGGCGCCGGACGGCATGTCGGCCTCGGCCTGTGCCGGGCCTATCCTGATCTTGAGCCTGGGGTGGAGCGATGA
- the cas7g gene encoding type I-G CRISPR-associated RAMP protein Csb1/Cas7g produces MQAAELADMVSRDAALRRRRRLQPVGGQGDKIFPPTYPGEGRNPAPRHVYERRRRPEGEVWCVLVDSVQSQANRLEEALLSAAKDGIAEIPYVRVDFRNRGIEGIEFVTSLDAPHRVYDAILRDSLLDGTPFMECATGRLLARGDPASILEISPNALLFGAWHSTGEGGGIGAKFARCLVSEIVAVDVPVDEVPNARTGEIDVRTAGRRTGSRMDPLGVLRKVEVYKGEKGWDVDAAGVGKKATKVRPSEINHGNIAPTVDPLGITCDHLEHTVVLSFAALRRLRFGSPAKDAAGRTLLAALGLLAIAEQDARGYALRSRCDLVCDGPSGLECVHPDGSTRAIEIDVNNARRLYAEAAAGARAAGFQLAPKPVDLLPQDKLVAIVRRSQDLALQGEGGEAEGTGA; encoded by the coding sequence ATGCAAGCGGCCGAACTCGCCGACATGGTCTCGCGAGACGCTGCCTTGCGGCGGCGGCGGCGGTTGCAGCCGGTCGGGGGGCAGGGGGACAAGATCTTCCCGCCGACCTATCCGGGCGAGGGGCGCAACCCGGCGCCGCGTCACGTCTACGAACGGCGTCGACGGCCCGAAGGTGAAGTCTGGTGCGTGTTGGTCGACAGCGTGCAGTCGCAGGCAAATCGGCTCGAAGAGGCTCTCCTCAGCGCCGCCAAGGATGGGATTGCCGAAATCCCCTACGTCCGTGTGGATTTCCGCAATCGTGGCATCGAGGGGATCGAGTTCGTCACGTCGCTCGACGCTCCCCATCGGGTCTATGACGCGATCCTGCGCGACAGTCTTCTCGACGGCACGCCCTTCATGGAATGCGCCACCGGCAGGCTGCTGGCCAGGGGCGATCCGGCCTCGATCCTCGAAATTTCGCCCAATGCGCTGCTGTTCGGGGCTTGGCACTCCACCGGAGAGGGCGGCGGGATCGGCGCCAAATTCGCGCGCTGCCTGGTCTCGGAAATCGTTGCCGTCGACGTGCCGGTCGACGAGGTGCCGAACGCGCGCACCGGCGAGATCGATGTGCGGACTGCCGGGCGTCGGACCGGCAGTCGGATGGATCCGCTCGGCGTGTTGCGGAAGGTCGAGGTTTATAAGGGCGAGAAGGGCTGGGATGTCGACGCTGCGGGCGTGGGCAAGAAGGCCACGAAGGTCCGTCCTTCCGAGATCAACCATGGCAACATAGCACCCACCGTCGACCCACTCGGCATCACCTGTGATCACCTGGAGCATACCGTCGTTTTGAGCTTCGCAGCCCTGCGCCGGCTCAGGTTCGGATCGCCGGCGAAGGACGCCGCCGGCCGTACCTTGCTGGCCGCGCTCGGGCTTCTCGCGATCGCGGAACAGGATGCGCGCGGCTATGCGCTTCGCTCGCGTTGCGACCTCGTCTGCGACGGCCCGAGCGGTCTCGAATGCGTGCATCCGGATGGCTCCACGCGAGCCATTGAAATCGACGTCAACAATGCGCGTCGGCTCTATGCCGAGGCGGCCGCAGGAGCTCGGGCGGCAGGGTTCCAGCTTGCACCGAAGCCGGTCGACCTCCTGCCGCAGGACAAGCTGGTGGCGATTGTGAGGAGAAGCCAGGACCTGGCGCTTCAGGGCGAAGGCGGGGAGGCCGAGGGGACGGGCGCATGA
- a CDS encoding ABC transporter permease codes for MARPKSTRSPYGSPLAMRFRNVAALLSREVHRSSEGRLGYASTFIEPLALIIGLSLIRYEFHPIPPLGNSMALFFLQGVVVFYAFNKTEAAISGAMSKNKMVLNFPIITPFDIYLAQFVMIVTNMIIIYHIFLFSHNFFMKTIYPEQVLWPEDILRVYEAIFMAGVYGFVIGVLNASLEVYLPWWDRFYSVLRRAQFIFSGKMFVVDYMPPTMREIIAWNPLMHPIELARSGFYNFYESKTMDLSYFYGTMLGMAVIALSLERFARARMTTES; via the coding sequence ATGGCACGACCGAAGAGCACCCGCAGTCCCTACGGATCGCCGCTCGCGATGCGGTTCCGCAACGTGGCCGCCCTGCTCAGCCGCGAAGTGCATCGGTCGAGCGAGGGCCGTCTCGGCTATGCCTCGACCTTTATCGAGCCCCTGGCGCTGATCATCGGCCTGTCGCTGATCCGCTACGAATTCCACCCGATCCCGCCGCTTGGCAACAGCATGGCGCTGTTCTTCCTCCAGGGCGTCGTCGTCTTCTACGCTTTCAACAAGACCGAAGCCGCCATTTCGGGCGCCATGTCGAAAAACAAGATGGTGCTCAACTTCCCGATCATCACTCCCTTCGACATCTACCTCGCGCAATTCGTGATGATCGTGACCAATATGATCATCATCTATCATATCTTTCTGTTCAGCCACAACTTCTTCATGAAGACGATATATCCCGAACAGGTACTGTGGCCGGAAGACATCCTGCGCGTCTACGAGGCGATCTTCATGGCCGGCGTCTACGGCTTCGTGATTGGCGTGCTGAATGCCTCGCTGGAAGTCTATCTGCCCTGGTGGGACCGCTTCTACAGCGTCCTCCGGCGTGCCCAGTTTATCTTCTCCGGCAAGATGTTCGTGGTCGACTACATGCCGCCGACGATGCGCGAGATCATCGCCTGGAACCCGCTGATGCACCCGATCGAACTGGCGCGATCCGGGTTTTACAATTTCTACGAAAGCAAGACGATGGATCTCTCGTATTTCTACGGGACGATGCTCGGCATGGCGGTCATCGCCCTGTCGCTCGAACGCTTCGCCCGCGCCCGCATGACCACCGAATCTTGA